The Gasterosteus aculeatus chromosome 17, fGasAcu3.hap1.1, whole genome shotgun sequence genome includes a window with the following:
- the LOC120835366 gene encoding ubiquitin-conjugating enzyme E2 C has product MASQNMDPAAAAASSTAALKGSESGGSAARSSVSKRLQQELMTLMMSGDKGISAFPESDNLFKWIGTIDGAQGTVYEGLRYRLSLEFPAGYPYQAPRVKFVTSCFHPNVDEQGFICLDILKDKWSALYDVRSILLSIQSLLGEPNNESPLNTTAAEMWDNQEAFKTHLQSTFQI; this is encoded by the exons ATGGCCTCCCAGAACATGGACCCCGCGGCGGCAGCAGCCTCGTCCACAGCCGCTCTCAAGGGCAGCGAGAGCGGCGGCAGCGCGGCCAGAAGCTCGGTGTCCAAACG gctgcagcaggaacTCATGACTCTGATG ATGTCAGGTGATAAGGGGATCTCTGCTTTTCCGGAGTCTGATAATCTCTTCAAGTGGATCGGGACCATCGACGGCGCTCAGGGGACg GTGTATGAAGGCCTCAGGTACCGATTGTCGTTGGAGTTTCCCGCTGGTTACCCATATCAGGCGCCTCGTGTCAAGttcgtcacttcctgttttcacCCTAACGTGGACGAACAGGGTTTCATCTGTCTCGACATCCTGAAGGACAAATGGTCGGCGCTCTACGACGTGCGCTCCATCCTTCTGTCCATCCAGAGTCTGCTGGGAG AACCAAACAACGAGAGTCCGTTAAACACGACTGCTGCTGAAATGTGGGACAACCAAGAAG CCTTTAAAACCCATCTACAGTCAACCTTCCAGATTTGA
- the LOC120835364 gene encoding regulator of G-protein signaling 9-binding protein, whose amino-acid sequence MSRWRRSVDELAARRRQHGECERAQEALGRVTSCFQQLAVSLGSSADSSFLRDEMDETRALAHRICSGLSRRLMRLLSDCDSEPSTADDRRASERLWVLFLSAIENFLFDLHKACNLIGRFPLTQRSNRRSLVNAGCADGVVGVAARVASVQVPWLTLEEEICPDLTNHIAALETMLSEMQLRVPVAFWSVEATQPAWAEACGEFEQPDDTLEELMEVEVISNKVPCCQPQCCGLGCVG is encoded by the exons ATGAGCCGGTGGCGACGTTCAGTGGACGAGTTGGCGGCACGGCGGCGGCAGCATGGCGAGTGCGAGCGCGCCCAGGAGGCTCTCGGTCGGGTCACCTCGTGTTTCCAGCAGCTGGCGGTGTCACTCGGCAGCTCGGCCGACAGCAGCTTCCTGCgagacgagatggacgagacgcgAGCACTGGCGCACCGCATCTGCAGCG GTCTGTCCCGGCGTCTGATGCGCCTGCTGTCTGACTGTGACTCGGAACCGTCTACGGCAGACGACAGACGGGCGTCGGAGCGGCTGTGGGTTCTCTTCCTGTCCGCAATAGAAAACTTCCTGTTTGACCTCCACAAGGCCTGCAATCTGATTGGACGGTTTCCTCTGACCCAGCGCTCAAATAGGCGCTCGTTAGTAAATGCAG GGTGTGCCGATGGTGTGGTCGGAGTGGCAGCTCGAGTGGCTTCAGTCCAGGTGCCGTGGCTCACCTTAGAGGAGGAGATATGCCCTGATCTGACCAATCACATTGCAGCACTGGAGACAATGCTGAGTGAGATGCAACTGAGG GTTCCTGTTGCGTTCTGGTCGGTAGAGGCGACCCAGCCAGCGTGGGCTGAAGCTTGTGGTGAATTTGAACAACCAGATGATACCCTAGAGGAGCTGATGGAGGTTGAAGTGATCTCTAACAAGGTGCCCTGCTGCCAGCCCCAGTGCTGTGGACTGGGCTGTGTCGGATAA
- the polr2j gene encoding DNA-directed RNA polymerase II subunit RPB11-a — MNAPPAFESFLLFEGEKKISISKDTKVPNACLFTLNKEDHTLGNIIRAQLLKDPQVLFAGYKVPHPLEHKIVIRVQTTPDYSPQEAFTNAITDLISELSLLEERFRVAIKDKQEGIE, encoded by the exons ATGAACGCGCCTCCCGCCTTCGAGTCGTTTCTTCTGTttgagggggagaagaagatcAGCATCAGCAAGGACACGAAAGTGCCGAACGCCTGTTTGTTCACGCTGAACAAAGAGGACCACACGCTAGGAAACATCATTCGAGC TCAGCTGTTGAAGGATCCGCAGGTTCTGTTTGCTGGTTATAAAGTTCCACATCCTCTGGAACACAAGATCGTCATCAGAGTGCAGACCACACCTGACTACAGtcctcag gaAGCGTTTACGAACGCCATCACAGATCTTATCAGCGAgctctctctgctggaggaacGCTTCAGAGTCGCCATCAAGGACAAACAAGAAGGGATCGAGTGA
- the LOC120835363 gene encoding deoxynucleotidyltransferase terminal-interacting protein 1 has product MGAHRSEGGRDWLQQDGPEQPEQSPKPWNLMIKHRQIQRRGRRSHMTVSYTDPQVSMDLLRAVLQPSFNEDIMAVFKKYQKFFEKAAENVKENIGESVQTNQLIREASRNVLEHAKQLFPEAEVNRARSEAAIKRSRPAADEDYSQRGSPVPKKRRARPGPVPASDRPHNFPNQVKLKSDPIKREGPRWEPSRLNENSTFVLGSRANKALGMGGTRGRIYIKHADLFKYAADAKDKQWLAERHHMRATGGKMAYLLIEEDIQDLSRSDEYKDCPDVRMDELKPFSVPLWMVEKMQRAMEGQRDTDP; this is encoded by the exons ATGGGAGCCCACCGCAGTGAGGGAGGCCGGGACTGGCTGCAGCAGGACGGGCCGGAGCAGCCTGAGCAGAGCCCG AAGCCATGGAATTTGATGATCAAACACCGACAGATACAGAGACGAGGCCGACGCTCCCACATGACAGTCAG ctacaCTGATCCCCAGGTGTCCATGGACCTGCTGAGGGCTGTGCTTCAGCCCAGCTTCAACGAGGACATCATGGCAGTTTTCAAGAAGTatcaaaag ttcTTTGAGAAAGCGGCAGAGAACGTGAAGGAAAACATCGGTGAGAGCGTTCAGACCAATCAGCTGATCAGAGAGGCTTCCAGGAACGTTCTGGAACAt gccAAACAGCTGTTCCCGGAGGCAGAGGTGAATAGGGCGAGGTCAGAGGCCGCCATCAAG AGGTCCAGACCCGCTGCTGATGAAGACTACAGTCAGAGAGGAAGCCCCGTCCCCAAGAAG AGACGGGCTCGTCCGGGCCCAGTGCCGGCCTCCGATCGACCCCACAACTTTCCCAATCA AGTGAAGCTCAAGTCGGATCCAATCAAGAGAGAAGGGCCGAGG tgggAACCATCCAGACTGAATGAAAACAGCACGTTTGTTCTCGGCTCCAGAGCCAACAA GGCGCTGGGGATGGGCGGAACCAGAGGACGCATCTACATCAAACACGCCGATCTGTttaag tATGCGGCAGATGCGAAAGATAAGCAGTGGCTGGCAGAGCGACACCACATGAGAGCGACaggggggaagatg gcctACCTGCTGATTGAAGAGGACATCCAGGATCTGTCTCGCAGTGATGAATACAA GGACTGTCCAGATGTCAGGATGGACGAGTTGAAGCCATTCTCAGTTCCTCTGTGGATGGTGGAGAAGATGCAAAGAGCCATGGAGGGTCAGAGAGAcactgacccctga